From a single Nicotiana tomentosiformis chromosome 2, ASM39032v3, whole genome shotgun sequence genomic region:
- the LOC138905888 gene encoding uncharacterized protein: MASDFMDRFRFNIENAPDVFYIQNLKKKPTETFREYATRWRSEAAKVRPALEEEQMNKLKIAGYNTHIPIIAMKNSSQWVNPNKTCAYHSGMKGHTIDECHTLKDKIQTLIDTKVIKAKEAAPNVRNNPLPDHRGGGVKMIETDEEWDSEGSIGLIREGDNPETSPVTLTYIMVQTQAPIEVEVAALTPFEVEVTTPFTVMVAPTPSYKSKVILWYYVAEARRKGKGKMEETGAAQGMTRTGRVYMPEHLGGTSKEASSKQPIIETGPDDLWRKVQAREYFVVDHLNKTPAQISILLLLQNSKAHRNVLMKVLNEACVPNNITSGEMANMVVQVLESHKITFHEDELPPEGISHNRALHITVQFEDKFIARVLIDGGSSLNIYPLTTLKRMGKGMHEIRAGSMNVKAFDGIIITYPDELTNVTYNEITQHKDNDSEDLEEDIIPEKIVRDVENFENKPKSNLDETETVNLGDSETVKETRVSIHLSPSEKEENTCFLKEYEDIFAWSYDDMTGLSTSIVAHKLPINPMCPPVKQKLKKFKQDMSLKIKEEVTKQIKVKVLKVVEYPTWLANIVPVPKKDGKVRVYVDYRDLNRDFPPPKNKKDMMSFFGCCFIAQSTVVCEPIFKMLKKEAATNWTEDCQKAFDRIKEYFSTQPVLVPPETGRPLLLYLYVLDGAFDCVLGQHDETGRKEQAINYLSKKFTPYKEGMDHLKYIFQKPMPTGKLAKWQILLSEFGIVYATQKAVKRQALADHLAENPAGGEYKPLKTYFPDEEVSFVGEDIFESYDGWRIFFDGAANFKGVGIGAVLV, from the exons atggcatcggatttcatggatcggttcaggtttaataTAGAGAATGCGCCAGATGTCTTTTATAtccagaatctcaagaagaagccaacagagactttccgcgagtatgctactcgatggagATCGGAAGCTGCGAAAGTAAGGCCGGCATTGGAAGAAGAGCAGATGAACAA ACTGAAGATTGCCGGTTATAACACTCACATTCCCATTATCGCCATGAaaaattcctctcaatgggtcaatccaaataagacatgtgcctatcactcaggcatgaaaggtcatactattgatgagtgtcatactttgaaggataagattcagacattaattgacaccaaagtcataaaGGCAAAagaggctgcacccaatgtccgtaacaatcctctcccggatcacaggggcGGAGGGGTAAaaatgatagagaccgatgaagaatgggactcagaggggtcaatcggacttattcgagaaggggataatcctgaaacatctccagtTACTCTCACATAtatcatggtacaaactcaggcaccaattgaagttgaggtagctgcactaactccgtttgaggttgaagtaacaacacccttcaccgtgatggtagcacctacaccgtcttataagtctaaagTTATACTATGGTATTATGTtgcagaagcaagaaggaaaggaaaggggaaaatggaagaaactggtgcagcacaaggtatgaccagaactggtagggtttacatgcccgagcatttggggggaacaagtaaagaagcctCTTCCAAGCAGCCCATCATTGAAACTggcccggatgatctttggagaaaggtgcaagcaagggagtattttgtggttgatcatttgaacaaaacccctgctcagatatccattctattACTACTGCAGAATTCTAAGGCACATAGGAATGTGTTGATGAAAGTATTGAATGAGGCTtgtgtacccaacaacattaccagtggagagatggccaatatggtagtacaagtattggaaagccacaagatcacttttcatgaagacgagctaccaccagaaggaATAAGTCATAACAGagcactgcatatcacagtgcaatttgaggataagttcattgccagagtcctgatagatgggggttcgagtcttaatATAtatccactaactactctgaaaagaaTGGGTAAAGGcatgcacgagatacgagcaggaagtatgaatgtgaaagcatttgatgg cattattattacctaccCCGATGAACTTACGAATGTGACATATAATGAgataacgcaacataaggataatgactcagaggatctggaagaagATATAATACCCGAGAAAATTGTCAGAGacgtggaaaactttgaaaataagcctaagtccaatttagatgagactgaaacagttaatctaggagactccgaaacagtcaaggaaacacgtgtaagcattcacctctCACCATCGGAGAAAGAAGAAAACACTTGTTTcctgaaggaatatgaggatatctttgcatggtcctatgatgatatgaccggtttgagcacgtctatagtggctcataaactacccatcaacccaatgtgtccgccagtaaagcagaagctcaaaaaATTCAAGcaagatatgagtttgaaaatcaaagaagaagtcaccaaacagATCAAAGTTAAGGTTCTcaaagtggttgaatatccaacttggttggctaacatcgtgccagttccgaagaaggatggcAAAGTCAGAGTATAcgtcgattatcgggacctaaacaga GATTTTccgcctccaaagaacaagaaagacatGATGAGCTTCTTTGGATGctgcttcatagcacaatcaaccgtggtctgtgagccgattttcaaaatgttaaaaaaGGAGGCCGCAACCAATTGGACTGAAGACTGTcagaaagcttttgacagaatcaaagaatatttctcCACACAGCCAGTCCTAGTCCCGCCAGAAactggtagaccactgctactctatctctatgtattagatggggctttcgaTTGTGTAttgggacaacacgacgagaCGGGACGGAAAGAACAGGCCATAAACtatttgagtaagaagttcacaccctacaaaGAAGG gatggaccatctaaagtacatcttccagaaacctatgcctacagggaagctggcaaaatggcagatattatTGAGTGAATTCGGCATTGTCTATGCgactcagaaggcggttaagagacaagcattagcggatcatcttgcggAAAATCCTGCAGGAGGAGAATACAAACcactaaaaacgtattttcctgatgaagaagtatcattcgtaggagaagatatcttCGAATCCTACGACGGGTGGAGAATATTTTTCGatggagctgcaaacttcaaaggagtgggtattggagccgttTTGGTGTAA